Proteins from a genomic interval of Antedon mediterranea chromosome 5, ecAntMedi1.1, whole genome shotgun sequence:
- the LOC140049555 gene encoding ATP-dependent RNA helicase DHX33-like has product MNSKNSSSFNRKRSWSSSNGGDEMSIANRRKDLPIYTAKQRFLAEIRRTYTAIVIGETGSGKTTQIPQYLLESGLAGYDVIACTQPRRVAAITIAERVALEQNSELGEEVGYCVRFDDCTSSKTRIKYMTDGMLLRESILDPVLKKYSIIILDEAHERTVHTDVLLGIVKGAQEHRTHSILPPLKVIVMSATMDVDHFSRYFNHAPVFYIQGRQHPIQLFYANESQSDYIHAALVAIFQIHQKESAEEDILVFLTGQEEIESLLKAVKDVAQDCPDDCPGVQVLPLYASLPPSMQLKIFNPAPRGRRKIILSTNIAETSVTIPGIKHVIDTGRVKAKSFKAGSGLDILKVQRISQAQAWQRMGRAGRERSGVCWRLYTEEEYENLKPNTVPEIQRSNLSSVVLHLLTLNIRDVLHFDFLDPPSQENLIDALNQLELLGAIYQRNNNELTSVGKQMSVFPLEPRLAKILISSRQYSCLEEVLTIVSMLSVESILVTPNNKREEAHAARKKFLSSEGDHMTYLNIFRAYRGVHGNKDWCHENFVNSRSMKQVEDIRKQLRDLCVRENIPRSTCGKDTTSIRKCLTVGLFMNSAELQRDGTYKTLDNNRQTVSIHPSSCLFQCKPAYVLYQELVHTSKCYMRNLCVVDPDWLNDVAPSYFRNRCVSR; this is encoded by the exons ATGAATTCGAAGAACTCATCGTCATTCAACAGAAAGCGGTCATGGAGCTCCAGCAATGGAGGAGATGAAATGTCTATAGCAAATAGAAGGAAAGATTTGCCCATCTATACAGCGAAACAGCGTTTCCTTGCTGAGATACGTCGAACATACACAGCTATTGTTATAGGAGAAACTGGAAGTGGAAAAACAACTCAAATTCCTCAG TATTTATTAGAGAGTGGTTTAGCTGGTTATGATGTTATAGCCTGTACACAG CCTCGCCGGGTTGCAGCTATTACTATTGCTGAGAGAGTTGCGCTTGAACAAAACTCAGAACTTGGAGAAGAG GTTGGATACTGTGTCCGTTTTGATGATTGTACTTCTTCAAAGACACGCATAAAG tacaTGACGGACGGTATGCTGTTAAGAGAATCTATTCTTGATCCGGTGTTAAAAAA GTATTCTATTATCATACTGGACGAAGCTCATGAACGCACAGTGCACACCGATGTCTTGCTTGGTATAGTGAAAGGAGCCCAGGAACATAGAACCCATAGTATTCTACCTCCACTTAAG GTAATTGTAATGTCTGCAACAATGGACGTGGATCATTTTTCTCGTTATTTCAATCATGCTCCAGTTTTTTACATTCAGGGACGACAACATCCTATACAG ttatttTATGCAAATGAGAGCCAAAGTGATTACATACATGCAGCATTAGTAGCAATATTTCAAATTCATCAAAAAGAATCAGCAGA GGAAGACATACTTGTGTTCCTAACAGGACAAGAGGAGATAGAGTCATTGTTAAAAGCAGTCAAAGATGTTGCACAAGATTGTCCTGATG aCTGTCCAGGTGTTCAGGTATTACCATTGTATGCATCACTGCCTCCATCAATGCAACTAAAAATATTCAATCCAGCTCCAAGA GGAAggagaaaaattattttatcaacaAATATAGCAGAAACATCCGTTACGATACCTGGGATCAAACATGTTATCGATACAGGTCGTGTCAAAGCAAA GAGTTTTAAAGCAGGAAGTGGTTTAGATATTCTCAAGGTGCAGCGTATATCACAAGCACAAGCGTGGCAACGAATGGGTAGAGCTGGTAGAGAAAGAAG TGGTGTATGTTGGCGTTTGTACACTGAAGAGGAATATGAAAACTTAAAACCAAACACTGTGCCAGAGATACAAAG GTCTAATTTAAGTAGTGTAGTTCTTCatcttttaacattaaatatacGAGATGTGCTGCATTTTGACTTCTTAGATCCACCATCACAAGAG AATTTAATTGATGCTTTAAATCAGTTGGAATTATTAGGAGCCATATATCAGAGAAACAATAATGAG TTAACATCAGTAGGTAAGCAGATGTCTGTGTTCCCATTGGAACCCAGACTTGCAAAGATTCTTATTTCTTCAAGGCAGTACAGTTGCTT agaAGAGGTATTAACTATTGTTTCAATGCTGTCTGTTGAATCCATTTTGGTGACACCCAACAACAAG AGGGAAGAGGCACATGCAGCAAGAAAGAAATTTCTATCAAGTGAAGGTGATCACATGACCTACTTAAACATTTTTAGAGCATATAGAGGGGTTCATGGAAACAAG GATTGGTGCCATGAAAACTTTGTCAACAGTCGTAGCATGAAGCAGGTTGAAGACATACGTAAACAGTTAAGAGATCTGTGTGTTCGGGAGAATATACCACGTAGTACTTGCGGAAAGGACACTACGTCTATTAG gAAATGTTTAACAGTGGGTTTATTTATGAATTCTGCTGAGCTTCAGAGAGATGGAACTTACAAAACg CTTGATAATAACAGGCAGACAGTTAGCATACACCCTTCATCATGCTTATTTCAATGCAAACCAGCCTACGTCCTCTATCAGGAGTTGGTACATACATCCAAGTGTTATATGCG TAACCTTTGTGTAGTAGATCCTGACTGGTTGAATGATGTTGCTCCAAGTTACTTTAGAAACAGATGTGTTAGTCGATGA